In Fusarium oxysporum f. sp. lycopersici 4287 chromosome 4, whole genome shotgun sequence, a genomic segment contains:
- a CDS encoding hypothetical protein (At least one base has a quality score < 10): MPTMTEEHQGTFAKPKPKRQETRKRSPKACLSCRARKVRCDVTFMPSACTNCVLDSKQCVVSWRRRHNDRNHNKKPEVSEVETVAKPLPASKEDKDLLVVLTDEYLGTPKLAEPLTRQSPSYNHNQARPEITFAYYPFLCINNLSSLHTDDINYLDSQGCFKLPESSCLDHLVRAFFHHAHPILPVVNEAEFWSIYDPLTSGGKTSRVPVILLSAMLFVACEYVDGDVLQSMQHSTAHEARDSFLRKTQLLYDQETESSPVVLAQVSLLLAHWTSQKNSRTNRPSTKWLGRAIHHSQDAIYQAKVSTSVKSHFSQGNLRRLWGCCILSDCIHSLYTRRPLMMPPGMVEAERDCLVLSRADLSHEIGRSRVYGVEAKQRFIEAQEQMSALISILRRVLALVYPQGGMATCGTASALGGEGYESRDCRTT; encoded by the exons ATGCCGACGATGACTGAGGAACACCAAGGCACATTCGCCAAGCCGAAGCCGAAGCGGCAAGAGACTCGAAAAAGGTCACCCAA GGCATGCCTATCTTGCCGAGCACGAAAGGTCCGCTGTGACGTGACATTCATGCCTAGTGCCTGCACAAATTGTGTACTTGACAGTAAACAATGCGTTGTCAGTTGGCGACGCCGTCACAATGACAG AAATCACAATAAGAAGCCGGAAGTGTCAGAGGTAGAGACTGTGGCCAAGCCTCTGCCAGCCTCTAAGGAAGACAAAGACTTGCTTGTAGTCTTGACCGATGAGTACTTGGGGACGCCAAAACTGGCAGAACCATTAACTCGTCAAAGTCCGAGTTACAACCACAACCAAGCTCGGCCTGAGATCACATTCGCGTATTATcctttcctctgcatcaACAATCTTAGCTCTTTGCATACGGATGACATCAATTATCTGGACTCTCAAGGTTGTTTTAAGTTACCAGAAAGTAGCTGCTTGGACCATCTGGTCCGGGCGTTCTTTCATCATGCTCATCCGATCTTGCCTGTTGTCAATGAAGCCGAGTTCTGGTCGATTTATGATCCATTGACCTCTGGCGGCAAGACCAGTCGAGTCCCTGTTATATTACTTTCAGCAATGCTATTCGTGGCGTGCGAG TACGTGGATGGTGATGTCCTCCAAAGCATGCAGCATAGTACCGCACATGAGGCGCGTGACAGTTTCCTTCGGAAGACCCAG CTTCTCTACGACCAAGAGACTGAGTCATCACCAGTCGTCCTTGCCCAAGTATCTCTTTTGCTTGCACACTGGACCTCACAAAAAAACTCAAGAACCAATAGACCGAGCACTAAATGGCTTGGTCGGGCAATTCATCATTCTCAGGATGCTATTTACCAGGCCAAGGTTTCGACATCAGTCAAAAGTCACTTCAGCCAGGGCAATCTTAGGCGACTGTGGGGATGTTGCATCCTCAGCGACTGTATTCACAGCTTGTACACCCGTCGGCCGCTCATGATGCCTCCCGGTATGGTTGAAGCAGAAAGAGATTGCCTTGTGCTCTCTCGAGCCGATTTGTCACATGAGATAGGACGGTCTCGAGTCTATGGTGTCGAAGCAAAGCAGCGATTTATTGAAGCCCAGGAACAGATGTCCGCTctcatcagcatcttgagAAGAGTTCTGGCTCTGGTCTACCCGCAAGGAGGCATGGCCACTTGTGGAACTGCGTCGGCGCTTGGAGGAGAGGGATACGAGTCTCGTGATTGCAGAACGACCTGA
- a CDS encoding 3-oxoacyl-[acyl-carrier protein] reductase produces the protein MAERVAQIASHITYPRGLLAGQTAIITGSGQGIGAEAARLFAQEGAKVVVCDVDSDKAQSVVNGITSSGGQALAVSGDITDRDYINQLVKRAAEFGGGEIHIIVNNAGYTWDGVVHKMTDKQWAAMANIHGTAPFQLIRAAAPYFRVKDGKQRNIIGISSTSGLHGNVGQSNYAFFKAGVSGLMKTVAKEWGPAFNVRANTVAFGYIETRLTQAKEAGTFITGPDGEKIQLGVPGRDSKSSFEDIPLRRPGSAQDAAKVILAVCSPLFSYVTGQVISVTGGRNM, from the exons ATGGCTGAACGTGTCGCTCAAATTGCGTCTCATATTACTTACCCAAGAGGTCTTCTGGCGGGACAAACTGCAATAATCACGGGAAGTGGACAGGGCATTGGTGCTGAAGCAGCGCGCCTGTTCGCTCAGGAGGGTGCCAAAGTGGTTGTTTGCGACGTTGATTCAG ACAAAGCACAAAGCGTGGTGAATGGGATCACTAGCTCTGGAGGCCAGGCACTAGCAGTCTCTGGTGATATAACAGATCGAGACTACATCAACCAGCTCGTGAAGCGCGCGGCCGAGtttggaggaggagagatcCATATTATCGTCAATAATGCTGGTTACACATGGGATGGTGTAGTGCATAAGATGACTGATAAGCAATGGGCTGCGATGGCGAATATCCACGGCACTGCTCCTTTTCAGCTAATTCGCGCCGCAGCCCCTTACTTCCGCGTCAAGGATGGAAAGCAGCGAAACATCATCGGcatatcttcaacttcagGTCTTCACGGAAACGTCGGTCAATCTAATTACGCCTTCTTTAAAGCTGGTGTGTCTGGACTAATGAAGACGGTTGCAAAGGAATGGGGACCGGCGTTCAATGTCCGAGCTAACACAGTGGCATTTGGGTATATTGAGACGCGCCTAACGCAGGCGAAAGAAGCAGGGACCTTTATTACAGGACCGGATGGGGAAAAGATCCAGCTCGGCGTTCCTGGCCGCGATAGCAAATCCTCCTTCGAGGACATTCCACTTCGCAGGCCAGGTTCGGCACAAGACGCCGCCAAGGTTATCCTGGCTGTGTGCAGTCCCCTTTTCTCCTACGTCACAGGCCAGGTGATCTCTGTAACTGGAGGCAGGAATATGTaa